The DNA segment CTCCTGTGAAACTGCTTGTAAAATAGTGCTAGATTACACTGTCCACCAATTAAGATAggattatgaaaataaaatgcacttaTTTAGAGAGGGTTTTAATGACAAAAACACATCTGTAAGctgcaaaatagtatttattaAGTGTGTGCCAATAaacctattatttatttcttagcaaacacccttatccagggcgacttacaattgttacaagatatcacgttatttacatacaattacattattttttttacatacaattattacaTAAATAATGCAGAACGGAATATGTACTTACAGGTCCCATTATTGTTGCTTGCCaatgaaacactaaaagaaatatAGCAAACAAGTATCACAATTAAGTTCTGTAAACAAGAAGTACTAAAATGAACAAGAATTCTGAAGGCAACCCTTACAATCATCCCCCACTGGACCCGCTGAGCACTGTGCAGGTGGATCCCGTTGCAAGTCATTTAACTcctgaaatgaaaaaataaagaaataagtgaTTGCAAATAAGTTACCTGACTGTTTAAATgtggaaacaaataaataaacacatgcctTATGATGCCTTTCATGGATAATTTATGTAACAGGATGTTATGACTATTCTGCAGAGAGGTATTTGTTACTGTAGATCAAGCAAGTTATAAGCCACAAGACATACATTACAGTAAATCAAGGATGTGAGGGCATAAGTGCTAAACAGGATAATGTGTCAGCATAAATGGAAAGGAAACCATATTTGTGCTGCCAGAATAACAATATTTAGGATATACACCACAATAGTACCTCTTCAAGGGTATCAATTGGCAGGTCAATTATGGTGACACATTAATGCCTCATTGGCACTATGGTGCTTGACTTTATGGGTGACCAATATGTAGAAATACCCTATGATAACCGAAGACTGCATTAGTATAGCATAGCATAGAAGTTTGGGCATATTCCAGGCGTCTGTGAACTGAACTCATAGATGGATTCCTATCACATACATATTATGACTAATATTCACCTAAATTCCTGAAGCCAGAATGTTAATATTAAAAAGGCCTCCCTCCCCCTCGCCAAATAGAATTCAAGTGACAAGATATTTAAATCACACATCAACGGTTATATAATCTGTTATGCAAAGTTAATTTAATACCGGTGACTGTTTTCCTTGAATTCCCCTTGACACCACCGGCGATTAGGGGCTCAAACAATACTGACATCGTCATGATGTTGCAAAAGACCTCCCACAGAACTTCagcaatgtaaaagaaaaaaaagctaggCGCACTGAATTTTACAATGGATGCTGTAGCATACGTGACACCAAAACGTGAACTTAGCAAGTTAAATATTAGAATATTTACAGAGTTAACACCGTCTATATAGTGTACATTTGTTACAGTATTAGTACAACACGTGTAAGCGTAGTTGTGCAAGTTAGTTAAGGCCCAATCTAGGGAAAACCATATGTAGGCCTAGATTACATAGAATCAAGTATACTGTATGAAGACGGTAATGATTCCATATCTGTCGAAATTATTAATCGTTTCCTACAATCTATGCTAAATTATAAGTGTATGCTGACTGTCTACAATTGAAAACACAAACTAGTCATattaaaaaagagaagaaaaaaaaagaaaaacatgaaacaCAACGGTACTAGTATTACATTGCAATTAAGTTCAAATAAAACCCAGCTTGAAAGAAATAGATTTAACCTCCTTATTGTATCGCCCCATTGCAAATGCCTCAGtagaaacaaaactgaaattaaaatatacCTGCGGAAATAACGATAACATTTGCTGGTTTACTAAATGCTGATTGTTCACCTTTGTTATATACTGCCGGTACATTCAATACATTTTATCAAATATAACATGACTTTATTGATAAACACATAATACcggtaaatgtatttataataaacattacAATACGAGATACGTGTAAAGACTAAAACGTAAATTAAGGTTTATTTAATTTAGCTAGCTGAACCACTTCACTACCTCAAGAAGCATCTTAACTACTATGATGAAACATTCCGGTTAAATTGTTTAAAGTACAGAGTGGCTATATGGTATTTAACTCTAAACATGTCCCTTTTGTACAGGCCTTTGTTGTGCTGTAGTTTCTAGGTACTCGaccattgtattgtactgtgataCATTAATGCGTCTAAACTAAATAGACTTCTTCCGTACTTACCTTCTGTATTCTTTTCAAAGCCATGACTACAAGCCGAACAAACTAAACTGATGAACGTCTACTTCTGTTCGTGTCTTCTGATATTCCTACACAAAAAAATTAGCCAaacactttctctttctctcagTCGCTCACCAAGGGTGTGTTTTAGGATTTTTGATTTCTTTTGTTTCCGCTTTTTGTTCAGGGTAGCACAGATACCGATGCATTCTGGGAATTGCAGTTTCAAATAGCGATCCCTTTCTTAAAGGGCAAAcgtcgtttttaaaaaaaaaaaaaaaaaaaagctttttattattgttttattgtattttatttttgtttgttaatttgagGTATATGTTATGGTGAAAATATAATTATGgacattctaaaataaatgtgtatcctaaatttaaatattcattattacaattacaatattcAATTTTTGCTGTATCAAAGTTTCCACATTAGCTACTCCACTACTACTCAGAATATTGAGGGTGTTATTGTTATTCAAAATTAACCTTCCCTTTGCTATTAATCTAAAAACACATCCCACGCCTATATTGAATCAATTGCTTTATGTTAGCAAAAGGAAGTTATCCTCGCATGATTACATTAAGAGGCTTTAGCATTGTGGCTTCCACTTTAAGAACACCCCCATTCTGAAGACGAAACTTAAACGTCACCGCCCTTATTGTTAGTGTTTGGAGACGTGATCCTAGCGGTTGTTACAGAAGCGAATGACCTTCTCTGCAAGGATATTGCCAGTACCATAAAACAAGACATGAGCGCGAGGTCTATATCAAAAGGTAGGGAATACCAATACACGTTTGTACGTGTATTTTTTTGGTACCAGAGTGCTCCCTTTCGATTTAACATTGTCTGAACCCATGTGTTTGACTTTGGATCAAAAGACTGGCAGAGGTTGATTTGTTTTTTAGGAAGAGATATTGAGCTAAGTGGCgttttaaagctgtttttaaGTTTGATTACGTATGGATTACACATTTGGTTGTTAAAATCGACTATGGCTAATAAAAATAACAAGGTGACATTGATAATGTGAAATAGAAACCGGTAGGCTGCAGAGCACGTGAAGTAAATCAAATGTATTCCTTCGGGCTCCATGCGGGTTGCTTGTCATAGTCGTTAAAACATGCCAACACTTTACGTGTGTATTCTTTCAAAATCACTGTTTAACGACCAAATGTCAAAATGGCCATCAGAACTAAAACTTTTGGCATTCATCCAAATAAATTGGAGTGATGCACATATGCTATTCGCATCATGTTTTAttctatttgatttatttgtattcctttttGCACCGTATAGGCTATGCCCTGCAAGATTCTAACGCTCTATATTtagatttgtattgctttatatgTAGGCAtatatttgccatgtgtctttgGTTCCTGGTTGATCTGTTTCTACAAGATACCACAAAGCATTGTTTAAGCTATCATTGATTTTTAATGTGGCCACATTAGTTTTATCCATGCTGGATTCACAGTGTTGGGGAAGTCACTGTTACATGTTACTTGAACACATGTGTAACTAGGCACACTATttaaggtttgacttgcactgttaaAAGACATTTTGGTTTCCATGTTATGCATGAGCCGTAGTGcttttaagatatatatatatatatatatatatatatatatatatatatatatatatattataatataaaaacTAAAAGTAATTACcttatttttcacataaaatgtattttgttgccACATTtcgttacctgtctgaaaaagggaACCATTAaggttacaagttactgaaaaatgtaatcagattacagtaatgcgttACTCCCTAACACTGACCATACAATATTTCATAAACTCTTAACATACGTCCAGCTTCTTCTACTGTACGTATGTTTACCATTTTGTCAGAGTTTTAATTCGCTTTAGTAGTACTAACTAACTTGTGGTCTTGTTCTAACCAGCTCCTTAAATAATTAAATGGAACCTGCTTGACATTTACCTGCAATGATACTTAATCAAATATCTTCACATCGAATACTTAACCGGCTTTTCCATGTTTTTATGTCTTTGCTGTAGCTGAGCTGATAGCAGTGATCTCCTTGACAGCAGGAGCAGCTGCTGTTGGCTACCTGGCCTATAAAACATTTCTGTCCAAAGACAAGTGCTGTAAGACACGGGTCAATCTAGAAATCCAGAAGGACAACCCTAAGGTAGTCCATGCCTTTGACATTGAAGACCTGGGAGACAAGGCAGTATACTGCCGCTGCTGGAGGTCTAGAAAGGTAAGACTAGGCACCTCGAATGGAAAGCATTAGCTCTGCACTACAGACGTGATAGCATAAGGACAAATGCAATGGTGTATGAGCCATTGGTTGAACGGTTCTACATTTAAAGAACGTTTTCCATGCCATATTCGCAGGAAATCTGTGACCCTTGCACTGCATAGGTCAGTTTCTCCTGGATCAATGCATTCTTCTGTtggaagcatgtcagtcaataggggtagcagctggttggttaataacgGAAACAAAGCAGTTGAAGTAGTGAGGACCATTTTAGCCTCCAGGTTAAATGTCCAAGGAAGTTCAACACTAGTTCaaaacatggcttgcaaacagatttctttaacaaaGTGTAGTATcagatattatgttttaaaataaaaatacacatttactatgccatgtgtttctttcgaaactgcacattGAGACCTACATAACGAGAGGAAGTCCACAGcaggtaagattcatggaattatGTTGTTGGCTACGATCACTGTATACAGAACTACCTGCTCTTGATGATATTATTCTATTAAGAACCTTAAACTTGTTAagtaatgtgtttgtttgtttcatattGTGAAACAGTGCAGTCTGCTCCTTAGGGCAAATTTACTCAAAGTGTTCTATGTGGGAAAGTAATTTGAGTCTAAAGTTCGATACAATTTATGGCCTCTGCAGTTATACGACCACATATTTTAGGTATTCAATGTAACATTTTAAGGTCTATAGCTTAGCTATAACTCTATTTAAGTAGAATAACTACAGATATGTTTAGCTTTAAACTTGGCTGAACACCGTACAGTTGGTCTTTGGTTGCCGACGTTCTTAGTTAAccccgtttgtttgttttttttcttatcctTAATTTTAGTTCCCATTATGTGATGGATCCCACACAAAGCACAATGAAGACACCGGCGATAACGTGGGGCCTCTCATCATAAAGAGAAAAGAAGCTTGAAGGATCATGTATGCACCACGATAAAAATGTAGCTAAAAAGATGCAAATGTTATTGCTTATAGAAACATACCATTATGAATTTCATTTTAAACTAATTTTAGTTATCCATTCAGTCTACAGCATACCATAGTATATGCACATTCAGgcatggcaataagactcccattgcatagcagtttgatccattcctggttttactatgagtttaataagacacacctgagttgttacctatacactgtggctaatgaagctcgtagtaaaacctggaatgagtgaaactgctatgtaataggagtcttatttccatccctgcatattGTATGGCAACTCCTTGTTCTTGTATTAACACTACATTAGCAGTGATTCTATCATAATTTGTATTGAATCAGGGTGGGACAAATCATCTCAGATTCTGTGGACCAGATGGTCAAATCAAATGTGGAATAATATTGATAATATGCTTTTTAGTGGGTTTCAAACTGTCAGTCCAAATCAATTACCTTTTCAGCTGGTTGGGTGATGTTTCCTGTAAGTGTTATCAGGTTGTCTAAACacctttacatttcttttttgcaTCCTGGACTGTACTAGATATTTACTGTGTTCAGGAGAAGCAAGGCCATGCCTGTTGGCTTAGATAATTCTATGAACacatatttattgttattttagagaattgttttatttattctcaTGTATCCTTCAAATGATTGTTTTTGTCTAAAATTGAGAACATTTCCATACTGCCTTCCGAATAGTTTGATATTATTTCACTGTGGTGGACACTACTTAATATATATTCAGTTAAACACAGCTGAAAGGCCTTGTGTAAACCAGTGTCTCTAGTACTAGCAAGAGAAATCCAAAAGACAATCCCGGAACTATTTGGTAACTTGGTATTTGGTAGCCTGGTAACCTGGCAACCAAATTGTGAAATTGTGTATAACAGTACAATTGTATGGCTATTGCAAaatattgctctctctctctctctctctctctctctctctctctctctctctctctctctctctctctctctctctctctctctctctctctctctctctctctctctctctctctctctctctctctctctctctctctctctctctctctctctctctctatatatatatatatatatatatatatatatatatatatatatatagaattatatagatttttttttttttttaaggacatgATTGTATATcatatgttaaaaaatgtaaaagtgtcattgagagtgtttttttttttttaagttacatgaaTAACGCTTTGTATTTTATTGGATGAAATATTCCTTCATTGAAAATGTAAAAGAAGAGAAAGACAATGCCTTAGTGAGGATGGAAGTGGGTTTGTTGTTGGCATGATATGCATAACTAATAGGGGATTGGTTAAAATCATTGGTTTTTGATTTCTTATAGAAAAGCATACAAAGTCATGGCCTTAAATGTGAAGTTGATAAAGGCTTACAAAAAAGCTGATGTTGAAAAGTAATGAGTAAAAATAAAGTAGatggtaaaataaagaaacttgAAGTCCTTTGATatggttattattttattaaaatattcagGAGGCACTCCTCACAAGCACGTGACGATACATGAATTCACATAAACTTATATAGAATGTAAGTCATTACATATTCACAAGACAGGCGATCAGGTACACACTTGCTGCTCTCCCTTCTCTGTCCAATCATCGTGAGACAGCACCTTATTAGTACACACCCCTTGTTCAATGCTGTTCCACTCTCATTGGACTTTAACATCCCAAACCAAACTTGCCTTGtacaaaatacttgttttaaccAGTCTGCTGTCTTAGCCCTGAACCACTCCCATGGGGGCTGCTAATTGTTGTATAACAGGATTTAAGGGCTTTTATCTGCATACCCAAGTGTTTCCCTTGGGGGTTGTGTTACCTTTCATTTGTGCTGGTTATTCTGCATTTCTGCTAATCTGCAAGTTTTTTGTACAGTGCTTACAAGCTTCCCGTCATATGATACAACACAGACGTTTTATTTCCCTGCCCTATTTTAGTCTTGTTTGTGCGACTGTGGTTACAAGTCAAGGTCCTCTGACTGAACATCCAGGCTTTCTTCGCTTGAACTGTGTGGACGGTTTCTTGTCGCAGCTGAGTTTTAGTTTTCAAGTGAAACCTGCTAACATCACCCCTTTAGTCAGGGCCGATTTAACAGAGGCATCACAAAACCTGTTTCTCATGTTTTGAACTCGATTTCATATTCTTTCATGTTTGCCTACAAAATTGATTATTGTTTAATACTGGGACACTAAGATTCATCAGTTCACAAGTCTgtcatgatttgttttttaagGTTTAGGAATACCTACTTCCTGTCAAAATAATTAAAGTAAAGGTTTGCCACTTTGAATGCTACAGGTTTATATCCAAAAGTAAATGGATTAATAGAGTCAAGTTCAATATGTTGACTCCTGTAGTTCTTGATTAATTCAGCATAAAGTATGGAGAGTAATATTCTTTCCTATTGGAGTGTCCATTTAAGgctattgtgttttctttttttctgaatctTTTTGCTAGAAACATGACAGGTCAATATTTAAACCACTTTACTTTCCAGTagataatgatttatttatatattgtttgTAAATAAGTCACAATCATGAAGTCAGATACATATGGTTTAGAACTGTATATTAGTGTAATTTATGCTTTACATGCTATGCCAAAAAAATATAGCAACTGTGTATTAACATACATttgtaataaaacaatgtatGTACCTATGTATTAACAgtatcacactttttttttgctgtaccTATTCCTTTGCAAGTTATTCAGGGTATTGGCTGAGCTTTTGAATGCTAAACATTGGAATTCAATCTCCAAATTGATAAAACTTGGATGTTTGTTTCTCATATGTGATCCATTGCTCTGGTTTTGATTAAACTATGCCCAGATTATCTTCTGCATGCTATGGATGTAGGTTATGACACCTGAGTGGTATTATTTATATCCTTTTAAGAGGATGTGTATGTTTTCAACATCAGTCCTCAATTATCCACTATGGTCCAGGTTTTTGATTCAACCAGTTTATATTGaaaacaatacatattaaaaGCAAATATTTAGTCTTTACTGAAACAAAAACCTCTCCTTATCTAAACAGCAGCAGAAGTAAATATTCTGTACTAAAACCAGCTCTATTGTATTATCATTATATTCAGTTTATAGTTGATGTAAAGGGGATCCTTTTATCACCTAGgcccttatattattattattattattattattaatttatttagcagacacctttatccaaggcaacttacagagactaggatgtgtgaactatgcatcagctgcagagtcacttaccactacgtctcacccgaaagacggagcacaaggaggttaagtgacttgctcggggtcacacaatgagtcagtg comes from the Acipenser ruthenus chromosome 13, fAciRut3.2 maternal haplotype, whole genome shotgun sequence genome and includes:
- the LOC117418079 gene encoding CDGSH iron-sulfur domain-containing protein 1-like, whose translation is MSARSISKAELIAVISLTAGAAAVGYLAYKTFLSKDKCCKTRVNLEIQKDNPKVVHAFDIEDLGDKAVYCRCWRSRKFPLCDGSHTKHNEDTGDNVGPLIIKRKEA